The following are encoded together in the Tursiops truncatus isolate mTurTru1 chromosome 10, mTurTru1.mat.Y, whole genome shotgun sequence genome:
- the NKTR gene encoding NK-tumor recognition protein isoform X9 yields the protein MGAQDRPQCHFDIEINREPVGRIMFQLFSDICPKTCKNFLCLCSGEKGLGKTTGKKLCYKGSTFHRVVKNFMIQGGDFSEGNGKGGESIYGGYFKDENFILKHDRAFLLSMANRGKHTNGSQFFITTKPAPHLDGVHVVFGLVISGFEVIEQIENLKTDAASRPYADVRVIDCGVLATKSTKDVFEKKRKKPTHSEVSDSSSNSSSSSESSSESEIEHERSRRRKHKRRPKVKHSKKRRKEASSSEEPRNKHIISPKGHSERSDTNEKRCIDSNAKREKPVVRPEEIPPVPENRFLLRRDMPLVTVEPEPKIPDITPTVNDQKPSVSKSGRKIKGRGTIRYHTPPRSRSCSESDDDDSSETPPHWKEEMQRLRAYRPPSGEKWSKGDKLSDPCSSRWDERSLSQRSRSWSYNGYYSDLSTARHSDGHHKKRRKEKKVKHKKKAKKQKHCRRHKQTKKRRIIVPSDIESLKSSTRRVKSSCDRERRSRSSSLSSHHSSKRDWSKSDKDDHSSSTHSSRDSYRSKSHSQSYSRGSSRSRTPSKSSSHSRSRSKSRSSSKSGHQRTASKSPRGTASQLSENKPVKTEPLRATVTQNENVLVQPVVAENIPVIPLSDSPPPSRWKPGQKPWKPSYERIQEMKAKTTHLLPIQSTYGLANVKETGSSSSYHKREKNSESDRSAYSKYSDRSSESSPRSRSRSSRSRSYSRSYTRSRSLASSHSRSRSPSSRSHSRNKYSDHSRCSRSFSYSSVSSDDGRRAKRKFRSNGKKNNTSNKRHSSSSEKTLRNKYVRGRDKSSCHRKYSESRSSLDYSSDSEQSSVRVTQSAQEKEKQVQMDMNNKQEKNRGEEKSKPERECPHSKKRTLKESPSDHFRSGSKPKRKNYAGSKWDSESNSEQDVTKNSKNNSRPSSDKEEGEATSDSESELGEIHIKAKPATKSSAGTLLPDGNSAWKSSKQRPSASDSEGFYSNSENSRGKPHKHKHSSKEHLKREHTKKAKEKLKGKKEKKHKAPKRKQAFHWQPPLEFGEEEEEEIDEKQVTQEAKEKKQLSENREAVKENIPQTEKPCEDGSLSGKHNPITVSSDTDQPTKDDSKLSVSPAALNAEENVVSSPPNIQHIEESVPSGVEDLLQTDDNMEICTPDRSSPAKAEGASPLGNSRLDTPDISIVLKQDMPAEHPEAELGKQESSMSESKMVGEVGKQDSSSASLATAVESTVKREVAEKSQTSLMDNKWKPLQGVGNLAAPSATTSSAVEVKALTTVPEMKPQGLRIEIKSKNKVRPGSLFDEVRKTARLNRRPRNQESSSDEQTPSRDGDSQSRSPSRSRSKSETKSRHRTRSVSYSHSRSRSRSSTSSYRSRSYSRSRSRGWYSRGRTRSRSSSYRSYKSHRTSSRSRSRSSSYDPHSRSRSYTYDSYYSRSRSRSRSQRSDSYHRGRSYNRRSRSCRSYGSDSESDRSYSHHRSPSESSRYS from the exons TACCACAAAACCTGCTCCACACCTGGATGG GGTGCATGTTGTCTTTGGACTAGTTATTTCCGGTTTTGAAGTAATCGAACAAATTGAAAATCTGAAAACTGATGCTGCAAGTAGACCTTATGCCGATGTGCGAGTTATTGACTGTGGGGTGCTTGCCACGAAGTCAACAAAAGACG tttttgagaaaaaaaggaagaaaccaacTCATTCAGAAGTCTCGGATTCCTCTTCcaattcctcttcctcttcagAATCATCCTCAGAAAGTGAAATTGAACATGAGAGAAGCAGAAGAAGGAAACATAAGAGGAGGCCAAAAGTTAAACATTCTAAAAAGAGACGAAAGGAAGCAAGCAGTTCAGAAGAGCCAAGGAATAAACATATAATAAGCCCAAAAGG TCACTCTGAGAGGAGTGATACCAATGAAAAAAGGTGTATCGATTCAAATGCTAAAAGGGAAAAGCCTGTGGTGCGCCCAGAAGAGATTCCTCCGGTGCCCGAGAACCGATTTTTACTAAGAAGAGATATGCCTCTTGTCACAGTGGAGCCTGAACC GAAGATTCCTGATATTACACCCACCGTAAATGATCAGAAACCATCTGTATCAAAGTCTGGACGGAAGATTAAAGGAAGGGGCACAATT cgCTATCACACACCTCCAAGATCAAGATCCTGTTCCGAATCAGATGATGATGATAGCAGTGAAACTCCTCCTCACtggaaagaagaaatgcagagaTTAAGAGCATATAGACCACCTAGTGGAGAAAAGTGGAGTAAAGGAGATAA GTTAAGTGACCCCTGTTCAAGCCGATGGGATGAAAGAAGCTTGTCCCAGAGATCCCGATCGTGGTCCTATAATGGATATTATTCAGATCTAAGCACAGCAAGACACTCTGATGGTCACCATAAAAAacgcagaaaagagaaaaaggttaagcataaaaagaaagctaaaaagCAGAAACATTGCAGAAGGCACAAACAGACTAAGAAGAGAAGGATTATTGTACCATCTGACATAGAATCCTTAAAATCTTCCACCCGAAGAGTGAAATCCTCATGTGATAGAGAAAGGAGATCTCGTTCTTCCTCGTTGTCATCTCATCACTCATCCAAGAGGGACTGGTCTAAATCTGATAAGGATGACCACAGCTCTTCAACCCATTCCAGCAGAGACTCATACAGATCAAAATCTCACTCACAGTCTTATTCTAGAGGAAGCTCAAGATCAAGGACTCCGTCAAAATCCTCATCACATTCTCGAAGTAGATCAAAGTCCAGATCTAGTTCTAAGTCAGGGCACCAAAGAACAGCATCAAAATCACCAAGAGGAACAGCCTCTCAGTTAAGTGAAAATAAACCTGTTAAAACAGAACCTTTAAGAGCAACAGTgacacaaaatgaaaatgttttagtaCAACCAGTGGTGGCGGAAAATATTCCTGTAATACCACTGAGTGACAGCCCCCCTCCTTCAAGGTGGAAGCCTGGACAGAAGCCCTGGAAGCCCTCTTATGAACGAATCCAGGAAATGAAAGCTAAAACAACCCATTTGCTGCCCATCCAAAGCACTTATGGTTTAGCAAATGTTAAAGAGACTGGTAGTTCATCATCCtaccataaaagagaaaaaaattcagaaagtgaTCGGAGCGCTTATTCAAAATACAGTGATAGAAGTTCAGAAAGTTCACCGAGGTCAAGGAGTAGATCTTCTCGGAGTAGATCTTATTCCAGGTCATACACAAGATCTCGAAGTTTAGCTAGTTCACATTCAAGGTCTAGGTCTCCCTCATCTAGATCTCATTCACGAAATAAATACAGTGACCACTCACGGTGTAGTAGATCATTTTCATACTCTTCTGTTAGCAGTGATGATGGAAGACGAGCCAAGAGAAAATTTAGatccaatgggaaaaaaaataacacctCCAATAAAAGGCACAGCAGCAGCTCTGAAAAGACACTTCGTAATAAATATGTCAGAGGCAGAGACAAGTCTTCATGTCATAGAAAGTACAGTGAAAGCAGGTCATCTTTAGATTATTCTTCAGACAGTGAACAGTCAAGTGTTCGGGTTACACAGTCAGCccaggaaaaagagaagcaagtCCAAATGGACATGAATaataaacaggagaaaaacagaggtgAAGAGAAATCTAAGCCTGAACGGGAATGCCCTCattcaaaaaaaagaactttgaaagaAAGTCCTTCTGATCACTTTAGAAGTGGCAGTAAGCCCAAAAGGAAGAATTATGCTGGGAGTAAATGGGACTCTGAGTCAAATTCTGAACAAGATGTAactaaaaacagtaaaaataattcCCGGCCATCTTCTGATAAGGAGGAAGGTGAAGCCACTTCAGATTCTGAGTCAGAGTTGGGTGAAATTCACATCAAAGCCAAACCAGCAACTAAGTCTTCAGCAGGTACTTTACTGCCTGATGGTAATAGTGCCTGGAAATCAAGCAAACAGCGGCCATCAGCCTCTGATTCTGAGGGGTTCTATTCCAATTCAGAAAACAGTAGAGGAAAACCCCACAAGCATAAACACAGCTCTAAGGAGCATCTTAAAAGGGAACAtaccaaaaaagcaaaagagaaattgaaagggaaaaaagagaaaaaacacaagGCTCCAAAACGAAAACAAGCGTTTCACTGGCAGCCTCCACTAGAATTtggtgaagaggaggaggaggagattgACGAAAAGCAAGTTACTcaggaagcaaaagagaaaaaacaactttCTGAAAACAGGGAAGCCgtaaaagaaaatattccccAAACTGAGAAGCCCTGTGAAGATGGCAGTCTTTCAGGTAAACATAATCCAATAACGGTTTCATCAGATACTGATCAGCCTACTAAAGATGATAGTAAACTCAGTGTGTCTCCCGCAGCTTTAAACGCTGAGGAAAACGTGGTCAGTTCTCCCCCGAACATTCAGCATATTGAAGAGAGCGTCCCAAGCGGAGTGGAGGATCTGCTTCAAACAGATGACAACATGGAGATTTGCACTCCTGATAGGAGTTCCCCAGCAAAGGCCGAGGGGGCTTCCCCTCTAGGAAATTCGAGGCTTGACACCCCGGATATAAGCATTGTTCTAAAGCAGGATATGCCAGCAGAGCATCCTGAGGCAGAGTTGGGAAAACAGGAAAGCAGCATGTCAGAAAGCAAAATGGTGGGTGAGGTGGGAAAGCAGGACAGCAGCTCCGCCAGCTTGGCCACTGCTGTAGAAAGCACTGTGAAGAGAGAGGTGGCTGAGAAAAGCCAGACCAGCCTCATGGATAATAAATGGAAGCCCCTGCAAGGTGTGGGGAACCTGGCAGCACCGTCTGCTACTACATCAAGTGCTGTGGAAGTTAAGGCACTGACTACTGTGCCTGAAATGAAACCACAAGGCTTGAGaatagaaattaaaagcaaaaataaagttcGGCCTGGGTCTCTCTTTGATGAAGTAAGAAAGACAGCACGCTTAAACCGGAGGCCAAGAAATCAGGAGAGTTCGAGTGATGAGCAGACGCCTAGTCGGGATGGTGATAGCCAGTCCAGGAGTCCAAGCAGATCTCGAAGTAAATCTGAGACCAAGTCAAGGCACAGAACAAGGTCTGTCTCCTACAGTCACTCAAGGAGTCGATCGAGAAGTTCCACATCATCTTATCG ATCAAGAAGCTACTCCAGAAGTCGGAGCAGAGGGTGGTACAGCAGAGGCCGCACAAGAAGCCGGAGCAGTTCCTACCGCAGTTACAAAAGCCATAG GACGTCCAGCAGGAGCAGATCCAGGAGCAGCTCGTACGATCCCCACAGTCGGTCCAG GTCCTACACCTACGATAGCTACTATAGCAGGAGTCGGAGTCGAAGTAGAAGCCAGAGGAGCGACAGTTATCACCGAGGCAGAAGCTACAATAGGCGGTCCAG GAGTTGTAGATCTTATGGCTCTGACAGTGAAAGTGACCGAAGTTACTCTCATCATCGGAGTCCCAGTGAAAGCAGCAGATATAGTTGA
- the NKTR gene encoding NK-tumor recognition protein isoform X3: protein MGAQDRPQCHFDIEINREPVGRIMFQLFSDICPKTCKNFLCLCSGEKGLGKTTGKKLCYKGSTFHRVVKNFMIQGGDFSEGNGKGGESIYGGYFKDENFILKHDRAFLLSMANRGKHTNGSQFFITTKPAPHLDGVHVVFGLVISGFEVIEQIENLKTDAASRPYADVRVIDCGVLATKSTKDVFEKKRKKPTHSEVSDSSSNSSSSSESSSESEIEHERSRRRKHKRRPKVKHSKKRRKEASSSEEPRNKHIISPKGHSERSDTNEKRCIDSNAKREKPVVRPEEIPPVPENRFLLRRDMPLVTVEPEPKIPDITPTVNDQKPSVSKSGRKIKGRGTIRYHTPPRSRSCSESDDDDSSETPPHWKEEMQRLRAYRPPSGEKWSKGDKLSDPCSSRWDERSLSQRSRSWSYNGYYSDLSTARHSDGHHKKRRKEKKVKHKKKAKKQKHCRRHKQTKKRRIIVPSDIESLKSSTRRVKSSCDRERRSRSSSLSSHHSSKRDWSKSDKDDHSSSTHSSRDSYRSKSHSQSYSRGSSRSRTPSKSSSHSRSRSKSRSSSKSGHQRTASKSPRGTASQLSENKPVKTEPLRATVTQNENVLVQPVVAENIPVIPLSDSPPPSRWKPGQKPWKPSYERIQEMKAKTTHLLPIQSTYGLANVKETGSSSSYHKREKNSESDRSAYSKYSDRSSESSPRSRSRSSRSRSYSRSYTRSRSLASSHSRSRSPSSRSHSRNKYSDHSRCSRSFSYSSVSSDDGRRAKRKFRSNGKKNNTSNKRHSSSSEKTLRNKYVRGRDKSSCHRKYSESRSSLDYSSDSEQSSVRVTQSAQEKEKQVQMDMNNKQEKNRGEEKSKPERECPHSKKRTLKESPSDHFRSGSKPKRKNYAGSKWDSESNSEQDVTKNSKNNSRPSSDKEEGEATSDSESELGEIHIKAKPATKSSAGTLLPDGNSAWKSSKQRPSASDSEGFYSNSENSRGKPHKHKHSSKEHLKREHTKKAKEKLKGKKEKKHKAPKRKQAFHWQPPLEFGEEEEEEIDEKQVTQEAKEKKQLSENREAVKENIPQTEKPCEDGSLSGKHNPITVSSDTDQPTKDDSKLSVSPAALNAEENVVSSPPNIQHIEESVPSGVEDLLQTDDNMEICTPDRSSPAKAEGASPLGNSRLDTPDISIVLKQDMPAEHPEAELGKQESSMSESKMVGEVGKQDSSSASLATAVESTVKREVAEKSQTSLMDNKWKPLQGVGNLAAPSATTSSAVEVKALTTVPEMKPQGLRIEIKSKNKVRPGSLFDEVRKTARLNRRPRNQESSSDEQTPSRDGDSQSRSPSRSRSKSETKSRHRTRSVSYSHSRSRSRSSTSSYRSRSYSRSRSRGWYSRGRTRSRSSSYRSYKSHRTSSRSRSRSSSYDPHSRSSRSYTYDSYYSRSRSRSRSQRSDSYHRGRSYNRRSRSCRSYGSDSESDRSYSHHRSPSESSRYS from the exons TACCACAAAACCTGCTCCACACCTGGATGG GGTGCATGTTGTCTTTGGACTAGTTATTTCCGGTTTTGAAGTAATCGAACAAATTGAAAATCTGAAAACTGATGCTGCAAGTAGACCTTATGCCGATGTGCGAGTTATTGACTGTGGGGTGCTTGCCACGAAGTCAACAAAAGACG tttttgagaaaaaaaggaagaaaccaacTCATTCAGAAGTCTCGGATTCCTCTTCcaattcctcttcctcttcagAATCATCCTCAGAAAGTGAAATTGAACATGAGAGAAGCAGAAGAAGGAAACATAAGAGGAGGCCAAAAGTTAAACATTCTAAAAAGAGACGAAAGGAAGCAAGCAGTTCAGAAGAGCCAAGGAATAAACATATAATAAGCCCAAAAGG TCACTCTGAGAGGAGTGATACCAATGAAAAAAGGTGTATCGATTCAAATGCTAAAAGGGAAAAGCCTGTGGTGCGCCCAGAAGAGATTCCTCCGGTGCCCGAGAACCGATTTTTACTAAGAAGAGATATGCCTCTTGTCACAGTGGAGCCTGAACC GAAGATTCCTGATATTACACCCACCGTAAATGATCAGAAACCATCTGTATCAAAGTCTGGACGGAAGATTAAAGGAAGGGGCACAATT cgCTATCACACACCTCCAAGATCAAGATCCTGTTCCGAATCAGATGATGATGATAGCAGTGAAACTCCTCCTCACtggaaagaagaaatgcagagaTTAAGAGCATATAGACCACCTAGTGGAGAAAAGTGGAGTAAAGGAGATAA GTTAAGTGACCCCTGTTCAAGCCGATGGGATGAAAGAAGCTTGTCCCAGAGATCCCGATCGTGGTCCTATAATGGATATTATTCAGATCTAAGCACAGCAAGACACTCTGATGGTCACCATAAAAAacgcagaaaagagaaaaaggttaagcataaaaagaaagctaaaaagCAGAAACATTGCAGAAGGCACAAACAGACTAAGAAGAGAAGGATTATTGTACCATCTGACATAGAATCCTTAAAATCTTCCACCCGAAGAGTGAAATCCTCATGTGATAGAGAAAGGAGATCTCGTTCTTCCTCGTTGTCATCTCATCACTCATCCAAGAGGGACTGGTCTAAATCTGATAAGGATGACCACAGCTCTTCAACCCATTCCAGCAGAGACTCATACAGATCAAAATCTCACTCACAGTCTTATTCTAGAGGAAGCTCAAGATCAAGGACTCCGTCAAAATCCTCATCACATTCTCGAAGTAGATCAAAGTCCAGATCTAGTTCTAAGTCAGGGCACCAAAGAACAGCATCAAAATCACCAAGAGGAACAGCCTCTCAGTTAAGTGAAAATAAACCTGTTAAAACAGAACCTTTAAGAGCAACAGTgacacaaaatgaaaatgttttagtaCAACCAGTGGTGGCGGAAAATATTCCTGTAATACCACTGAGTGACAGCCCCCCTCCTTCAAGGTGGAAGCCTGGACAGAAGCCCTGGAAGCCCTCTTATGAACGAATCCAGGAAATGAAAGCTAAAACAACCCATTTGCTGCCCATCCAAAGCACTTATGGTTTAGCAAATGTTAAAGAGACTGGTAGTTCATCATCCtaccataaaagagaaaaaaattcagaaagtgaTCGGAGCGCTTATTCAAAATACAGTGATAGAAGTTCAGAAAGTTCACCGAGGTCAAGGAGTAGATCTTCTCGGAGTAGATCTTATTCCAGGTCATACACAAGATCTCGAAGTTTAGCTAGTTCACATTCAAGGTCTAGGTCTCCCTCATCTAGATCTCATTCACGAAATAAATACAGTGACCACTCACGGTGTAGTAGATCATTTTCATACTCTTCTGTTAGCAGTGATGATGGAAGACGAGCCAAGAGAAAATTTAGatccaatgggaaaaaaaataacacctCCAATAAAAGGCACAGCAGCAGCTCTGAAAAGACACTTCGTAATAAATATGTCAGAGGCAGAGACAAGTCTTCATGTCATAGAAAGTACAGTGAAAGCAGGTCATCTTTAGATTATTCTTCAGACAGTGAACAGTCAAGTGTTCGGGTTACACAGTCAGCccaggaaaaagagaagcaagtCCAAATGGACATGAATaataaacaggagaaaaacagaggtgAAGAGAAATCTAAGCCTGAACGGGAATGCCCTCattcaaaaaaaagaactttgaaagaAAGTCCTTCTGATCACTTTAGAAGTGGCAGTAAGCCCAAAAGGAAGAATTATGCTGGGAGTAAATGGGACTCTGAGTCAAATTCTGAACAAGATGTAactaaaaacagtaaaaataattcCCGGCCATCTTCTGATAAGGAGGAAGGTGAAGCCACTTCAGATTCTGAGTCAGAGTTGGGTGAAATTCACATCAAAGCCAAACCAGCAACTAAGTCTTCAGCAGGTACTTTACTGCCTGATGGTAATAGTGCCTGGAAATCAAGCAAACAGCGGCCATCAGCCTCTGATTCTGAGGGGTTCTATTCCAATTCAGAAAACAGTAGAGGAAAACCCCACAAGCATAAACACAGCTCTAAGGAGCATCTTAAAAGGGAACAtaccaaaaaagcaaaagagaaattgaaagggaaaaaagagaaaaaacacaagGCTCCAAAACGAAAACAAGCGTTTCACTGGCAGCCTCCACTAGAATTtggtgaagaggaggaggaggagattgACGAAAAGCAAGTTACTcaggaagcaaaagagaaaaaacaactttCTGAAAACAGGGAAGCCgtaaaagaaaatattccccAAACTGAGAAGCCCTGTGAAGATGGCAGTCTTTCAGGTAAACATAATCCAATAACGGTTTCATCAGATACTGATCAGCCTACTAAAGATGATAGTAAACTCAGTGTGTCTCCCGCAGCTTTAAACGCTGAGGAAAACGTGGTCAGTTCTCCCCCGAACATTCAGCATATTGAAGAGAGCGTCCCAAGCGGAGTGGAGGATCTGCTTCAAACAGATGACAACATGGAGATTTGCACTCCTGATAGGAGTTCCCCAGCAAAGGCCGAGGGGGCTTCCCCTCTAGGAAATTCGAGGCTTGACACCCCGGATATAAGCATTGTTCTAAAGCAGGATATGCCAGCAGAGCATCCTGAGGCAGAGTTGGGAAAACAGGAAAGCAGCATGTCAGAAAGCAAAATGGTGGGTGAGGTGGGAAAGCAGGACAGCAGCTCCGCCAGCTTGGCCACTGCTGTAGAAAGCACTGTGAAGAGAGAGGTGGCTGAGAAAAGCCAGACCAGCCTCATGGATAATAAATGGAAGCCCCTGCAAGGTGTGGGGAACCTGGCAGCACCGTCTGCTACTACATCAAGTGCTGTGGAAGTTAAGGCACTGACTACTGTGCCTGAAATGAAACCACAAGGCTTGAGaatagaaattaaaagcaaaaataaagttcGGCCTGGGTCTCTCTTTGATGAAGTAAGAAAGACAGCACGCTTAAACCGGAGGCCAAGAAATCAGGAGAGTTCGAGTGATGAGCAGACGCCTAGTCGGGATGGTGATAGCCAGTCCAGGAGTCCAAGCAGATCTCGAAGTAAATCTGAGACCAAGTCAAGGCACAGAACAAGGTCTGTCTCCTACAGTCACTCAAGGAGTCGATCGAGAAGTTCCACATCATCTTATCG ATCAAGAAGCTACTCCAGAAGTCGGAGCAGAGGGTGGTACAGCAGAGGCCGCACAAGAAGCCGGAGCAGTTCCTACCGCAGTTACAAAAGCCATAG GACGTCCAGCAGGAGCAGATCCAGGAGCAGCTCGTACGATCCCCACAGTCGGTCCAG CAGGTCCTACACCTACGATAGCTACTATAGCAGGAGTCGGAGTCGAAGTAGAAGCCAGAGGAGCGACAGTTATCACCGAGGCAGAAGCTACAATAGGCGGTCCAG GAGTTGTAGATCTTATGGCTCTGACAGTGAAAGTGACCGAAGTTACTCTCATCATCGGAGTCCCAGTGAAAGCAGCAGATATAGTTGA